One window of the Staphylococcus equorum genome contains the following:
- the gyrB gene encoding DNA topoisomerase (ATP-hydrolyzing) subunit B, with protein MEALSDVNNTEDYGAGQIQVLEGLEAVRKRPGMYIGSTSARGLHHLVWEIVDNSIDEALAGYADEVEIVIEKDNWIKVTDNGRGIPVGIQEKMGRPAVEVILTVLHAGGKFGGGGYKVSGGLHGVGSSVVNALSEDLEVYVYKDNEIYHQAYKKGVPQFDLKVIGETDKPTGTVIRFKADPEIFTETTEYNYDTLQQRTRELAFLNKGISITLKDEREEEVREDSYHYEGGIKSYVEMLNETKEPLHDEPIYVHESKDDIEVEIALQYNKGYATNLLTYANNIHTYEGGTHEEGFKRALSRVLNSYGLNSKIIKEDKERLSGEDTREGLTAVVSIKHSDPQFEGQTKTKLGNSEVRQVVDKLFAELFERFLYENPQVGRIVVEKSIMASHARLAAKKAREVTRRKSALEISSLPGKLADCSSKDPSRSEIFIVEGDSAGGSTKSGRDSETQAILPLRGKILNVEKARLDRILNNNEIRSMITAFGTGIGGEFDLSKARYHKIVLMTDADVDGAHIRTLLLTFFYRFMRPLLEAGYVYIAQPPLFKLTQGKQKYYVFNERELDKLKEELDPSPKWSISRYKGLGEMNADQLWETTMNPEHRALLQVSLDDAIEADQVFEMLMGDVVENRRQFIEDNAVYANLDF; from the coding sequence GTGGAAGCATTGTCAGATGTGAACAACACGGAAGATTATGGTGCTGGTCAGATTCAAGTATTAGAAGGTCTAGAAGCGGTTCGTAAACGACCAGGTATGTATATAGGTTCAACTTCAGCAAGAGGTTTGCATCATCTTGTATGGGAGATTGTCGATAATAGTATCGATGAGGCACTTGCTGGATATGCCGACGAAGTTGAAATTGTTATAGAAAAAGATAATTGGATAAAAGTTACTGATAACGGACGAGGAATTCCAGTAGGTATTCAAGAAAAAATGGGACGTCCTGCTGTAGAAGTTATTTTGACAGTGCTTCATGCTGGCGGTAAATTCGGCGGCGGCGGATATAAAGTGTCTGGTGGACTACATGGTGTAGGTTCATCAGTAGTTAACGCCTTGTCTGAAGATTTAGAAGTGTACGTTTATAAAGATAACGAAATTTATCATCAGGCTTATAAAAAAGGGGTACCTCAATTTGATTTGAAAGTCATCGGGGAAACTGATAAGCCTACTGGTACAGTAATTCGTTTTAAAGCGGATCCTGAGATCTTCACTGAAACTACAGAATATAACTATGATACATTACAACAGCGTACAAGAGAGCTTGCTTTCTTAAATAAAGGTATTTCAATTACGTTAAAAGATGAACGTGAAGAAGAAGTAAGAGAAGACTCATATCACTATGAGGGTGGTATTAAATCTTACGTAGAAATGTTGAATGAAACGAAAGAACCACTTCATGATGAACCGATTTATGTGCATGAATCAAAAGATGACATTGAAGTTGAAATCGCATTACAATATAACAAAGGTTATGCAACTAACTTATTAACATATGCGAACAACATTCACACATACGAAGGCGGTACGCACGAAGAAGGATTCAAACGTGCGCTTTCTCGTGTGCTAAACAGCTATGGCCTAAACAGTAAAATAATCAAAGAAGATAAAGAGCGACTTTCAGGTGAGGATACACGTGAAGGTTTAACAGCGGTCGTTTCTATCAAACATAGTGATCCACAATTTGAGGGACAAACTAAGACGAAACTTGGTAACTCAGAAGTGCGTCAAGTCGTTGATAAACTATTTGCTGAATTGTTTGAAAGATTCTTATACGAAAATCCACAAGTCGGACGTATTGTCGTTGAGAAAAGTATTATGGCGTCACATGCACGTCTTGCAGCTAAAAAAGCACGTGAAGTTACACGCCGTAAATCTGCATTGGAAATCTCAAGTCTACCTGGTAAACTTGCAGACTGTTCTAGTAAAGATCCATCTCGAAGTGAAATCTTTATCGTCGAGGGTGACTCTGCCGGAGGGTCTACAAAATCAGGCCGTGATTCAGAGACACAGGCGATTTTACCATTACGTGGTAAGATTTTAAATGTTGAGAAAGCACGATTAGATAGAATACTAAATAACAATGAAATTCGTTCAATGATTACTGCTTTTGGTACAGGAATTGGCGGAGAATTTGATTTGAGTAAAGCACGTTATCACAAGATTGTCCTTATGACAGATGCCGATGTCGATGGCGCGCACATTAGAACATTGCTTTTAACATTCTTCTATCGCTTTATGAGACCGTTATTAGAAGCGGGATATGTGTATATTGCGCAGCCACCACTTTTCAAATTGACGCAAGGTAAACAAAAATATTACGTGTTTAACGAACGTGAATTAGATAAGCTTAAAGAAGAACTAGACCCAAGTCCAAAATGGTCGATTTCACGTTACAAAGGTCTCGGTGAAATGAATGCGGATCAATTGTGGGAAACTACAATGAATCCTGAACATAGAGCGTTACTACAAGTATCACTCGATGATGCTATAGAAGCAGACCAAGTATTTGAAATGTTGATGGGCGATGTTGTTGAGAATCGTAGACAGTTTATTGAAGATAACGCAGTCTATGCGAACTTAGATTTCTAA
- the recF gene encoding DNA replication/repair protein RecF (All proteins in this family for which functions are known are DNA-binding proteins that assist the filamentation of RecA onto DNA for the initiation of recombination or recombinational repair.) — translation MRLKTLQIENYRNYDSVTLDCHPEVNILIGENAQGKTNLLESIYTLALAKSHRTSNDKELIRFGMDYAKIEGELSYRYGEMPLTMFITKKGKQVKINHLEQSRLTQYIGHLNVVLFAPEDLNIVKGSPQIRRRFIDMELGQISAVYLNDLSQYQRILKQKNNYLKQLQYGQKTDSTMLDVLNQQFAAYALKITLRREHFIKELESLAKPIHSGITDERETLSLKYLPSIKLSDEEKSETERLEEVLTLLNDNMEREKDRGVCLYGPHRDDLGFNVNGMDAQTYGSQGQQRTTALSIKLAEIELMNIEVGEYPILLLDDVLSELDDSRQSHLLSTIQHKVQTFVTTTSVDGIEHEIMKNAKLYRINQGEIIK, via the coding sequence ATGAGATTAAAGACACTCCAGATAGAAAATTATCGTAACTATGATTCAGTTACCCTTGATTGTCATCCAGAGGTAAATATATTGATAGGTGAGAATGCACAAGGGAAGACAAACCTCCTTGAATCTATTTATACATTAGCGTTGGCTAAAAGTCATAGAACGTCCAATGACAAGGAACTTATACGTTTCGGTATGGACTATGCTAAAATAGAAGGTGAACTTAGTTATAGATACGGTGAAATGCCTTTAACGATGTTTATAACCAAAAAAGGTAAGCAAGTTAAAATTAATCACTTGGAACAAAGTAGACTGACTCAATATATTGGTCACTTGAACGTCGTATTGTTTGCGCCTGAAGATTTAAATATTGTCAAAGGATCACCACAAATTAGACGCAGATTTATAGATATGGAGCTTGGACAAATTTCTGCAGTATACTTAAATGATTTGTCTCAGTACCAGCGAATTTTAAAACAAAAAAATAATTATTTGAAGCAGCTGCAATATGGTCAAAAGACAGATAGCACAATGCTAGATGTCTTAAATCAACAATTTGCAGCGTATGCGCTCAAAATTACGCTCAGACGTGAACATTTTATTAAAGAACTTGAATCACTAGCTAAGCCTATCCATTCTGGGATAACGGACGAACGTGAGACATTGTCATTAAAATATTTGCCTAGTATAAAACTCAGCGATGAAGAGAAAAGTGAGACGGAACGCTTAGAAGAAGTCTTAACTTTGCTCAATGACAATATGGAACGCGAGAAAGATAGAGGCGTTTGTTTATACGGTCCTCACAGAGATGATTTAGGTTTCAATGTAAATGGTATGGATGCTCAGACGTATGGTTCTCAAGGCCAACAAAGGACTACTGCTTTATCGATAAAACTCGCAGAAATCGAGTTAATGAATATCGAAGTAGGAGAGTACCCTATCTTATTGCTAGATGATGTATTAAGTGAATTAGATGATTCACGTCAGTCGCATTTATTAAGCACAATTCAACATAAAGTGCAGACTTTTGTAACTACAACATCAGTCGACGGTATAGAGCATGAAATTATGAAGAACGCTAAACTTTATCGCATCAACCAAGGCGAAATTATAAAGTAA
- the dnaA gene encoding chromosomal replication initiator protein DnaA, with protein MSEKEIWEKVLTLAQEKVSYPSYQTFLKDTKLYSLQNDEAIVVIDDPFVANWLKTHYVEIIQTALYEAIGHEIMPVFYSEDQLESLKSGENQHTSQEMPQKKKYTPGVDEAVIGGEQFNTHNTFDTFVIGPGNRFPHAASLAVAEAPAQAYNPLFIYGGVGLGKTHLMHAIGHYVLENNPDAKVIYTSSEKFTNEFIKSIRDNKTERFREKYRNIDVLLIDDIQFIQNKEQTQEEFFHTFNELHQANKQIVISSDRPPKEIAKLEDRLRSRFEWGLIVDITPPDYETRMAILQKKIGEENLNIPTEALTYIANQIQSNIRELEGALTRVLAFSKLQGQPITTELTAAALKDIIQAPKSKKITIQDIQKIVGQYYNVRIEDFSAKKRTKSIAYPRQIAMYLSRELTDFSLPKIGEEFGGRDHTTVIHAHEKIAKEVSSDSTFKQELENLEKEIRNQ; from the coding sequence ATGTCAGAAAAAGAAATTTGGGAAAAAGTCCTAACCTTGGCTCAAGAGAAAGTAAGTTATCCTAGCTATCAAACTTTCCTTAAAGATACTAAGCTTTACTCATTGCAAAATGATGAAGCTATCGTTGTTATCGATGATCCATTTGTTGCCAATTGGTTAAAAACACATTATGTTGAAATTATTCAAACTGCATTATATGAGGCAATCGGTCATGAAATTATGCCAGTTTTCTATTCTGAAGATCAGTTAGAGAGTTTAAAGTCCGGTGAAAATCAACACACAAGTCAGGAGATGCCACAAAAGAAAAAGTATACACCAGGTGTAGATGAAGCTGTCATTGGCGGCGAACAATTCAATACACACAATACTTTTGATACTTTTGTGATCGGACCTGGCAATAGATTTCCTCATGCAGCAAGTCTTGCTGTTGCCGAAGCACCTGCTCAAGCCTATAACCCGCTCTTCATTTATGGTGGCGTTGGTTTAGGAAAAACGCATCTAATGCATGCAATTGGTCATTATGTATTGGAAAACAATCCTGATGCTAAAGTTATTTACACGTCTAGTGAAAAATTTACTAATGAATTTATTAAATCTATTCGTGATAATAAAACTGAGCGTTTTAGAGAAAAATACCGTAATATTGACGTTTTATTAATAGATGATATTCAATTCATCCAAAATAAAGAGCAAACGCAAGAAGAATTTTTCCATACTTTTAATGAATTACATCAAGCAAACAAACAAATTGTTATTTCGAGTGATAGACCGCCGAAAGAAATTGCTAAATTAGAAGATCGTTTGCGTTCTCGCTTTGAGTGGGGATTAATCGTTGATATTACGCCTCCTGATTACGAGACAAGAATGGCTATTTTGCAGAAAAAAATTGGAGAAGAAAATTTAAATATTCCAACTGAAGCATTAACTTATATTGCTAATCAAATCCAGTCTAATATTCGTGAACTTGAAGGTGCACTCACTCGTGTATTAGCATTTTCTAAACTTCAAGGCCAACCGATTACAACTGAATTAACTGCTGCAGCCTTAAAAGATATTATCCAAGCGCCAAAATCGAAAAAAATCACGATTCAGGACATTCAAAAGATAGTTGGACAATACTATAACGTAAGAATTGAAGATTTTAGTGCTAAAAAACGTACAAAATCCATTGCTTATCCGCGCCAAATTGCAATGTACCTATCACGTGAGCTAACTGATTTTTCATTACCTAAAATTGGTGAAGAGTTTGGTGGTCGTGATCATACTACGGTTATCCATGCACATGAAAAAATAGCTAAAGAAGTAAGTAGTGATTCAACTTTTAAACAAGAACTTGAAAACTTGGAAAAAGAAATTAGAAATCAATAA
- the yaaA gene encoding S4 domain-containing protein YaaA has protein sequence MIDLVEEVIVDGDITLGQFLKTEGIIESGGQAKWFLQDFDVLINDERETRRGKKLNHQDSIVIPEIGSFVILHQGEE, from the coding sequence GTGATTGATTTGGTTGAAGAGGTAATCGTTGATGGAGACATTACTTTAGGGCAATTTCTAAAGACAGAAGGTATTATCGAATCTGGTGGACAAGCAAAATGGTTCTTACAAGATTTTGATGTCTTGATAAATGACGAACGTGAAACACGTCGCGGTAAAAAGTTAAACCATCAAGATAGCATTGTCATACCAGAAATCGGTTCATTTGTTATTTTACATCAAGGTGAAGAATGA
- the dnaN gene encoding DNA polymerase III subunit beta yields MEFTIRRDYFIAQLNDTLKAISPRTTLPILTGIKIEVKNNEVILTGSDSEISIEITIPKQVDGEDIIEVAETGSVVLPGRFFVDIIKKLPGKEVKLSTNEQFQTLITSGHSEFNLSGLDPDQYPLLPQVSRDDAIQLSVKVLKNVIAQTNFAVSTSETRPVLTGVNWLIQDSELICTATDSHRLAVRKVALEDESENKNVIIPGKALSELNKIMTDSEEEIDIFFASNQVLFKVGNVNFISRLLEGHYPDTSRLFPENYEIKLGINNGEFYHAIDRASLLAREGGNNVIKLSTGNELVELSSTSPEIGTVNEDVKASNVDGGNLKISFNSKYMMDALKAIDNDEVEIEFFGTMKPFILKPKDDDSVTQLILPIRTY; encoded by the coding sequence ATGGAATTCACAATAAGAAGAGATTATTTTATTGCTCAATTAAATGACACATTAAAAGCCATCTCACCAAGAACTACATTACCAATATTAACTGGTATAAAAATTGAAGTTAAAAATAACGAAGTGATACTTACTGGTTCTGACTCAGAAATATCTATCGAAATCACTATACCTAAACAAGTTGATGGTGAAGACATTATAGAAGTTGCAGAAACTGGATCAGTCGTACTCCCTGGTCGTTTCTTCGTAGACATCATTAAAAAATTACCTGGTAAAGAAGTAAAACTTTCTACAAATGAACAATTTCAAACATTAATTACTTCAGGCCATTCTGAATTTAACTTAAGTGGTTTAGATCCAGATCAATATCCATTATTACCACAAGTTTCTCGCGATGATGCGATTCAATTATCTGTAAAAGTACTTAAAAACGTGATAGCACAGACGAATTTCGCAGTGTCCACCTCAGAAACACGCCCAGTACTCACTGGTGTTAACTGGCTTATACAAGATAGTGAATTAATATGCACAGCTACTGATTCGCATCGCTTGGCTGTAAGAAAAGTGGCATTAGAAGACGAGTCAGAAAATAAAAATGTCATCATTCCAGGTAAAGCATTATCAGAGTTAAATAAAATAATGACAGATAGTGAAGAAGAGATTGATATCTTCTTTGCATCAAACCAAGTACTGTTCAAAGTTGGCAATGTGAACTTTATTTCACGTTTATTAGAAGGGCACTATCCTGATACATCTCGTTTATTCCCAGAGAATTACGAAATTAAATTAGGCATTAATAACGGTGAATTCTATCATGCAATCGATCGTGCATCATTATTAGCACGTGAAGGTGGTAATAACGTTATTAAATTAAGTACTGGTAATGAATTAGTAGAATTATCTTCAACATCTCCTGAAATTGGTACTGTTAACGAAGACGTTAAAGCAAGTAACGTTGATGGTGGCAACTTGAAGATTTCATTCAACTCGAAATATATGATGGATGCATTGAAAGCAATTGATAATGACGAAGTCGAAATAGAATTCTTCGGCACAATGAAACCATTTATTTTAAAACCTAAAGACGATGATTCGGTAACACAATTAATTCTACCAATCAGAACATATTAG